From the genome of Argentina anserina chromosome 4, drPotAnse1.1, whole genome shotgun sequence, one region includes:
- the LOC126791069 gene encoding phloretin 4'-O-glucosyltransferase-like: MTEHRFIIVTFPAQGHINPSLQFAKRLIRITGAHVTFVTSLSAHRSIGDGLSTPSGFTFAPFSDGYDQGFRPEDDTQHYLSEMARRGKQAIRDLVVSSASQGQPYSCIMSTLLLPWVAEVARELHLQTAVVWIQPATVFDIYYYYFNGYKDIITNNTAAKSDPSYAQELPGLSLAFKSRDLPSFLVASNPYSSVLQFFEEQFEKLGQETKPIILVNTFDALESEALKAIDKYNLIGIGPLIPSAFLDGKDPSDKSFGGDLFQKSKDSACLEWLNSKPRESVVYVSFGSISVLSKIQMEEVAKGLLDCGRPFLWVIRENQKSGEGKEGKEEEELSCMVELEEHGMIVPWCSQVEVLSHPSLGCFVTHCGWNSTLESLVSGVPVVAFPQWTDQGTNAKLIEDMWKTGVRVAPNEEGIVIGEEINRCLDLVMENQEMRKNAKNWKHLAKEAVSEGGSSDKNLKVFLDQIRDGCSLA; this comes from the coding sequence ATGACCGAGCACCGCTTCATTATCGTAACATTTCCCGCTCAAGGCCACATCAATCCATCCCTCCAATTCGCCAAGCGTCTCATTCGCATCACCGGTGCGCATGTAACGTTCGTGACGTCCCTCTCCGCCCACCGCAGCATTGGCGATGGCTTAAGTACTCCGAGCGGCTTCACCTTCGCTCCATTTTCTGACGGATACGACCAAGGGTTTCGACCTGAGGACGATACTCAGCACTACTTGTCCGAGATGGCGCGACGTGGCAAGCAAGCAATCAGGGATCTTGTCGTTTCTAGCGCAAGTCAGGGCCAACCATACAGTTGCATAATGAGCACCTTACTTCTGCCATGGGTGGCGGAGGTGGCACGTGAACTCCACCTCCAAACCGCAGTTGTTTGGATACAGCCCGCCACAGTTTTCGACATATACTACTACTACTTCAACGGCTACAAAGATATAATAACCAACAATACTGCTGCTAAAAGCGACCCTTCCTATGCCCAAGAATTACCAGGACTGTCGCTAGCTTTCAAGAGCCGCGACCTTCCTTCCTTTCTTGTGGCTTCAAATCCGTATAGTTCTGTTCTCCAATTTTTTGAAGAACAGTTTGAGAAGCTCGGGCAAGAAACCAAGCCAATCATACTTGTGAACACCTTCGATGCCCTAGAATCGGAGGCGTTGAAAGCAATTGACAAGTACAACCTGATAGGAATCGGGCCTTTAATCCCATCGGCTTTCTTGGACGGCAAGGATCCGTCCGATAAATCATTCGGAGGCGATCTTTTCCAGAAGTCGAAGGACTCAGCGTGCCTAGAATGGCTGAACTCAAAGCCAAGAGAATCTGTCGTCTACGTCTCATTTGGGAGCATTTCCGTGCTGTCCAAGATTCAAATGGAGGAAGTTGCAAAAGGGTTGTTGGACTGTGGACGTCCGTTTTTGTGGGTGATtagagaaaaccaaaagagtgGAGAAGGTAAGGaagggaaagaagaagaagagctgAGTTGCATGGTGGAACTAGAAGAGCATGGGATGATAGTCCCGTGGTGTAGTCAAGTAGAGGTTTTGTCACATCCTTCTCTGGGTTGTTTTGTGACACATTGTGGCTGGAATTCAACTCTTGAGAGTTTGGTTTCTGGTGTGCCGGTGGTTGCGTTTCCTCAGTGGACAGATCAAGGCACTAATGCCAAGTTGATAGAGGACATGTGGAAAACAGGTGTGAGGGTAGCACCGAATGAGGAAGGTATTGTCATCGGTGAGGAGATAAACAGATGTTTGGATTTGGTGATGGAAAACCAAGAGATGAGGAAGAACGCTAAGAACTGGAAGCATCTAGCGAAAGAAGCTGTGAGTGAAGGTGGGTCTTCTGACAAAAATCTTAAGGTCTTTTTGGATCAGATTAGAGATGGTTGTTCTCTAGCGTAA
- the LOC126791569 gene encoding uncharacterized protein LOC126791569, which yields MGLEVQLEPVFGQLTVEGAVLGSTVPPTQFLFHLYAPDSLHLGIHVTDFHSNTWEAVRSVSQLEDMQDSIGVGGSWSEFIDYVVNSIKSEDTKLVLEGHSDSDGAPKAKLVAQKSKGMPKISISLTKLVGLAATEAIASFSRQLFKEFKSINESYVEERERSMQLSKVVSAEKERNESIQSQLEQYTKRQKVQRIGSSDINGALNSPEKQATRDTKSAKVVNRVVPAYRRAKVRGAVLQDIEDET from the coding sequence ATGGGATTGGAGGTTCAGTTGGAGCCTGTTTTCGGCCAGCTCACGGTTGAGGGGGCAGTACTGGGCTCAACTGTGCCGCCGACGCAGTTCTTGTTCCACCTTTATGCCCCGGATTCGTTGCACCTTGGAATACATGTTACTGATTTCCATTCTAATACATGGGAGGCTGTGCGATCGGTTAGTCAGCTGGAGGACATGCAGGACAGCATTGGAGTAGGAGGGAGTTGGTCGGAGTTCATTGACTATGTTGTAAATTCCATAAAATCAGAAGATACAAAGCTTGTTTTGGAGGGTCATTCGGATTCGGATGGTGCTCCAAAGGCAAAGTTGGTTGCTCAGAAGTCTAAAGGAATGCCTAAAATTTCCATTTCTCTCACAAAGCTTGTGGGCTTGGCTGCTACTGAGGCCATTGCAAGTTTTTCACGTCAGCTCTTTAAAGAGTTCAAGAGCATCAATGAGTCTTATGTGGAGGAACGCGAGCGGTCTATGCAATTGTCCAAAGTGGTATCAgcagaaaaggaaagaaatgaGAGCATCCAGAGCCAACTTGAGCAGTATACTAAGAGACAAAAGGTACAAAGGATTGGTTCTTCAGACATTAATGGTGCACTAAACTCTCCAGAAAAACAGGCCACTCGAGATACAAAATCAGCAAAAGTTGTCAATAGGGTTGTGCCTGCATATCGCAGGGCAAAAGTACGTGGTGCTGTTCTGCAGGATATCGAGGATGAAACTTAG
- the LOC126790157 gene encoding serine/threonine-protein kinase SRK2H-like, with product MEKYELVEDLGSGLSGVARLMRNIETNELVAMKYIERGCKIDENVAREIINHRTLRHPNIIGFREVFLTPTHLVIVMEYAAGGELFHRVCSFERFSEDEARFFFQQLISGVGYCHSLQVCHRDLKLENTLLDGSPVPRLKICDFGYSKSSLLQSRPKTAVGTPSYIAPEVFSRREYDGNAADIWSCGVILYVMMVGEFPFQDKEDPKNYREMVRRIMAAQYRIPDNVHMSKDCRNLLSRIFVTSPVRRITMKEIKKHPWFLKNLPRELTETAQDVYYRKENPSFSHQSIEDILKIVEEAKINSPPDSQWWCKDEVQDWGEDEEYE from the coding sequence ATGGAGAAGTATGAGCTTGTCGAGGATTTAGGATCTGGCTTGTCCGGCGTCGCCAGGCTCATGAGGAACATAGAGACCAACGAACTCGTCGCCATGAAATACATCGAACGCGGTTGCAAGATTGATGAGAACGTCGCCAGAGAGATCATCAACCACAGAACACTTCGGCATCCAAACATCATCGGATTCCGAGAGGTGTTCTTGACACCTACGCATCTAGTTATAGTCATGGAGTACGCCGCGGGCGGAGAGCTATTTCATCGAGTTTGCAGTTTCGAAAGGTTCAGCGAAGACGAGGCCAGGTTTTTCTTCCAGCAACTTATCTCAGGTGTTGGCTACTGTCATTCTCTGCAAGTATGCCATAGAGATTTGAAGCTCGAGAATACCTTGCTGGATGGGAGCCCGGTTCCACGcctgaaaatatgtgatttcgGTTATTCCAAGTCATCTTTGCTGCAGTCAAGACCAAAGACAGCAGTGGGAACTCCATCTTATATTGCACCTGAGGTGTTTTCTCGAAGAGAGTATGACGGAAACGCAGCGGATATATGGTCTTGCGGGGTGATACTTTATGTTATGATGGTGGGAGAATTCCCATTTCAAGACAAAGAAGATCCAAAGAATTACAGAGAAATGGTTCGTCGAATAATGGCTGCACAGTACAGGATCCCCGACAATGTTCACATGTCTAAAGATTGCCGGAATCTCTTGTCTCGCATCTTTGTTACGAGTCCAGTAAGAAGGATCACCATGAAAGAGATCAAGAAGCACCCATGGTTCTTGAAGAACTTGCCGAGAGAATTAACAGAGACAGCTCAAGACGTGTACTACAGAAAGGAAAACCCTAGCTTTTCCCACCAAAGTATTGAAGACATCTTGAAGATTGTGGAGGAAGCGAAAATTAATTCTCCCCCAGATTCCCAATGGTGGTGCAAGGATGAGGTACAAGATTGGGGAGAGGATGAAGAATACGAGTAG